A genomic region of bacterium contains the following coding sequences:
- a CDS encoding DUF2304 domain-containing protein: MYNLNITPQSKLIIVVLGCLFIGLILSLLYRRKLSENLALLWIFVTIMVEIVLLWDRLLLVVTRLTGARFGALAVSMLAFVFIFAMLIAFSVKVSTLSIQNRRLAQEMALLEQKVDKLQHDTNPSL, encoded by the coding sequence ATGTATAACCTGAATATCACGCCGCAAAGCAAATTGATCATCGTCGTTCTGGGTTGCCTCTTCATCGGCTTGATTCTTTCGCTGTTGTATCGAAGAAAACTCTCTGAGAACCTCGCCCTCTTGTGGATCTTCGTCACGATCATGGTCGAGATTGTTCTGCTGTGGGACCGCCTGTTGCTGGTCGTAACACGCCTCACCGGCGCTCGATTCGGCGCGCTGGCCGTTTCCATGCTGGCGTTCGTCTTCATTTTCGCCATGCTGATCGCATTCTCTGTAAAGGTCTCCACTCTGTCCATTCAAAATCGAAGGCTGGCTCAGGAGATGGCGTTGCTGGAACAAAAAGTGGACAAGCTGCAACATGATACGAACCCGTCCCTATAA
- a CDS encoding O-antigen ligase family protein — protein sequence MKIAVGVFFLLALTGEFYAFEPAQFRFKLVHLIRALLVFYVFATRLSTLQEVKFTVIGLLFGLGFQAFIGFWQWQIGPLRIPFFNIDQSWRVSGTIGVANAFGLYLITLIPLCIRMALYSRLKSRVLWFIVSGLAIGSLLATFTRGAWIGLLVSLAIFAFYDFKSHRLTKKQLSLLFFVGFSTITFFYVKYGHIITGRMEDAEEALYSEKKHSRVGLAQDAIRIIRLHPLLGVGLDNYRYHADPEIAGLQIVHNTYLLIAAEQGVFCALLFLMIYLSVLVKGLLLLKSPDPFIYHIGSATLAGLTGALIYDMVAPDYRLAELLIQHWRLLGMIIGLLIVSDFNLRRRALLLKQRKAAKERITPRSSWIRPA from the coding sequence ATGAAAATAGCTGTCGGTGTTTTTTTTCTTTTAGCGTTGACCGGCGAATTTTATGCTTTTGAACCCGCTCAATTTCGTTTCAAGCTGGTTCATCTCATTCGCGCTTTGTTGGTTTTTTATGTGTTTGCCACCCGGCTGTCAACGCTGCAGGAAGTCAAATTCACCGTGATCGGACTTTTATTCGGGCTTGGTTTCCAGGCTTTTATCGGCTTCTGGCAGTGGCAGATCGGACCTTTGCGCATCCCCTTTTTTAACATCGATCAAAGTTGGCGCGTTTCCGGAACCATCGGTGTAGCCAACGCCTTCGGGCTTTACCTGATCACGCTTATTCCGCTCTGCATCAGAATGGCGCTCTATAGCCGGCTGAAGAGCCGCGTTTTGTGGTTCATCGTATCAGGCCTTGCCATTGGATCTCTGCTGGCGACCTTTACGCGTGGCGCCTGGATCGGCCTGCTGGTCTCCCTGGCGATTTTTGCCTTTTATGATTTTAAAAGTCATCGATTGACCAAGAAACAATTATCTCTGCTTTTCTTTGTTGGCTTCTCCACCATCACCTTTTTTTATGTCAAATATGGTCATATTATTACCGGCCGTATGGAAGATGCCGAAGAAGCCCTCTACAGCGAAAAAAAACATAGTCGCGTGGGACTCGCTCAGGATGCCATCCGAATTATCCGTCTGCACCCTCTCCTGGGCGTCGGTCTCGATAACTATCGTTATCATGCCGATCCGGAAATCGCCGGATTGCAAATTGTGCATAACACCTATTTGCTCATTGCCGCGGAACAGGGCGTTTTCTGCGCTCTGCTGTTCCTGATGATCTATCTATCGGTGCTGGTCAAAGGGCTTCTTTTACTGAAATCACCGGATCCTTTTATTTATCATATTGGCTCCGCCACTCTGGCCGGACTCACCGGTGCACTGATCTATGACATGGTGGCGCCTGATTATCGTCTGGCCGAATTGCTGATACAGCATTGGCGACTGCTGGGAATGATCATCGGCTTGCTGATCGTCTCTGATTTCAACCTGAGGCGAAGAGCCTTGCTGCTGAAACAGCGAAAAGCCGCCAAGGAACGCATAACCCCTCGTTCGTCGTGGATTCGTCCTGCTTGA
- a CDS encoding flippase, which yields MKQLYRNIGFVGVSQFLYTGLAFVLVPFVARYLHSEGYGLYNVATILGFYLGLMNDLGVSTLITREISKSKLIAARLVAEAMMLKSLLTIFASLIIYFYVRFSRMDGPATQAVFIFCIASIISSYANSMIAVFRGFQKMELEALATLIDKLTSVILGIFFLAQGYGIRTFLFSFVVSESIKTGVCYYLLRRTLRPFHFSFHVRRASIILKKSVPFGLTVFLAVCYNYLAVLLLHSLTTLEEVGFYTAGLKLLSLTAILPTVLATAFLPQLTQARAKPEALTKIFSSGLKYLLFFSIPLIPFISLYADTLIHILFGAGFEPSVPAMRILVWASFAQMANTYFVALYIAADEQKVIVKLQIVALCLSLPLNWLFIRSFGFLGASVITVITEWGILLSILIHSRRHVLTFPGFYRKLAPFMLRIFSAALIAFLIAAWLKPKDAVHLIYPVGSVLVYLITVLLVGGNDTLLFYGKLAARLRSITAGFSR from the coding sequence ATGAAACAACTTTACAGAAATATCGGTTTCGTCGGTGTCAGCCAATTTCTATACACGGGTCTGGCCTTTGTGCTGGTCCCTTTCGTCGCTCGCTATCTGCACAGCGAAGGTTATGGTCTGTACAATGTCGCAACCATTCTGGGGTTCTATCTCGGATTAATGAACGATCTCGGTGTTTCCACTCTGATTACCCGGGAAATCTCTAAATCGAAGCTAATCGCTGCCAGGTTGGTCGCGGAAGCGATGATGCTTAAAAGCCTGCTTACGATCTTCGCGTCGCTGATCATTTATTTCTATGTACGCTTCAGCCGGATGGATGGCCCTGCCACACAGGCGGTTTTTATCTTTTGCATCGCCTCGATTATTTCTTCCTATGCCAATTCCATGATTGCGGTCTTTCGTGGCTTTCAAAAAATGGAATTGGAAGCCTTGGCGACCCTGATCGATAAATTGACCTCGGTGATCCTGGGCATCTTTTTTCTTGCTCAGGGTTACGGCATCAGGACCTTTTTGTTCTCTTTTGTCGTCTCTGAATCGATAAAAACGGGTGTTTGCTATTATCTGCTTCGTAGGACCCTACGGCCTTTTCATTTTTCTTTTCATGTGCGGCGGGCATCTATCATCTTAAAAAAATCGGTGCCATTCGGCCTGACAGTTTTTTTAGCCGTCTGCTACAACTATCTCGCTGTGTTGCTGCTGCATTCGCTGACCACGCTGGAGGAGGTCGGTTTTTATACGGCCGGCTTGAAGCTGCTTTCCCTGACGGCGATCCTGCCGACCGTTCTGGCGACTGCTTTCTTGCCGCAATTGACCCAAGCGCGGGCAAAGCCGGAAGCGCTGACGAAAATATTTTCGTCAGGGTTGAAATATCTGTTGTTCTTTTCAATACCGTTGATTCCATTTATATCTCTTTATGCCGATACGCTCATCCATATTCTTTTTGGCGCCGGTTTTGAACCTTCCGTGCCGGCAATGCGGATTTTGGTGTGGGCTTCCTTCGCTCAGATGGCGAATACCTATTTTGTTGCGCTTTATATCGCCGCCGATGAACAGAAAGTAATCGTCAAACTGCAGATCGTTGCCTTGTGCTTGAGTCTGCCGCTGAATTGGCTTTTCATCAGATCCTTCGGCTTTCTCGGCGCCTCTGTGATTACGGTGATCACGGAATGGGGCATCCTGCTATCCATCTTGATACATAGCCGCAGACATGTGTTAACCTTTCCTGGCTTCTATCGGAAACTAGCGCCTTTCATGTTACGAATTTTTTCCGCCGCGTTGATCGCCTTTTTAATCGCCGCATGGCTGAAACCAAAGGATGCGGTTCATTTAATCTATCCGGTAGGTTCCGTACTTGTTTATTTGATCACCGTGCTGCTGGTTGGCGGCAACGATACCCTTTTGTTTTATGGTAAATTGGCGGCTAGGCTTCGCTCCATCACTGCCGGTTTTTCGCGATGA
- a CDS encoding glycosyltransferase family 2 protein, which yields MKPKTRVALIVPAYNEEHNLTRLVERFRAVREQLAGLAMEAELVLINDGSMDGTARVGRENGFTVLSHPFNLGVCGALHTGFMYALQSGHDCLITIDADGQHNPEDISTMVAELRRESADLVIGSRFLINTGYKKNLARYTGIVLFSWIVKLLTDQTISDVTSGFRMFTRKAIEFLANHFPQDYPDAEMLILLSKSRFTIREIPVQMNPRMSGRSQHNFITSLFYPFKNLIAIVVVLIRTFLAKKEELHV from the coding sequence TTGAAGCCAAAAACCCGTGTTGCGCTCATTGTACCCGCGTACAATGAGGAGCACAATCTCACCCGTTTAGTGGAGAGGTTTCGTGCTGTCAGGGAGCAGTTGGCCGGATTGGCCATGGAGGCCGAGTTGGTACTCATCAATGATGGATCCATGGATGGCACAGCGCGAGTAGGGCGGGAGAACGGTTTTACGGTGCTCTCCCATCCCTTCAATCTGGGTGTCTGCGGCGCCCTGCACACGGGATTCATGTATGCGTTGCAGTCCGGTCATGATTGTTTGATCACGATCGATGCAGACGGCCAGCATAATCCGGAGGATATTTCGACCATGGTGGCTGAACTCCGCAGAGAAAGCGCTGATCTGGTCATCGGGTCGCGTTTTCTGATTAATACGGGGTATAAAAAGAACCTCGCCAGATACACAGGCATCGTTCTGTTTTCATGGATTGTAAAACTGTTGACCGACCAGACGATCAGCGACGTCACTTCCGGATTTAGAATGTTTACACGCAAAGCCATCGAGTTTCTTGCAAACCACTTTCCCCAGGATTATCCAGACGCGGAGATGCTCATTCTTTTGTCAAAATCTCGGTTTACCATCCGGGAAATACCGGTCCAGATGAATCCCCGCATGTCCGGCCGATCTCAGCATAATTTCATCACATCACTGTTTTATCCCTTTAAAAATCTGATCGCCATAGTGGTAGTTCTGATCCGTACGTTTTTGGCAAAAAAAGAGGAACTACATGTATAA